The following DNA comes from Amycolatopsis solani.
GCGGCAGCTGTTCGTCTTCGCCAGCAGCTGGGCCGCGGTCGGGCCGGCTTCGACGGTCGCCGGCGTGGCCGGTGCCGCCGGCGCGGCGGTGGCGAGCGTGGCGGGCATCATGGCCGAAGCCAGCGCCAGGGTCGCGAGCAGGATCAGTTTCCGCATTTCCCGGTGCTCCCTTTAGTTAGGAAACTTTCCTTACGGCGGCGGGGCACCAGGATGCACCGCGGAAGGCGCCGGGTTCAAGACCTCCGGGTGCGGGAATTTCCCATCATGCGGCCGGATTTGACGAAAACGCTGCTCATCGGACGCGGGCTGGGAATATTGGTCTGGACCGTGTTCCGATCACCGGCAAAGCGACCGGTCGGCCGACCGGACAAAACCGGCGCTAACCGCGGCGGAACAGCCGCGTCACCCAATGCGGCCGCCGGTGACTGCCTTCCAGCACACCCTCGAGCCAGTCGCCGTCGAGGTCGTGGCGGAGCTCCGTGCGCGCCTGCAGCCAGCCGTCGCGCTCGGCCGCTCCGCCGTCGCTCGTGTAGACGCGCGTCGCGCCGGCCTGCCGCAGCCGCTCCAGCACGCGCTTGTCGTAGGCGCCGAACGGCAGCGAGTACCGCCGCACCGGCTGCCCGCACAGGTCGCCGAGCAGTTTCGGCGCGTCGGTCAGCTCGCGGCGGGCGTGCCGGTCGTCGAGCCGCCGCCAGTCACGCGGTTCCCAGCCGTGCGAGCCGATCTCCATCCCGGCGCGCACGAGCTCGCGCAAGCCTTCGCGGTCGAGGTAGCCGCGCTGCCCGAGGCGGCCGGCCAGCGGGAAGAACTCCGCCGTGAGCCCGCGGTCGAGCAGCCGCGGCAGCGCGATCTCGACGTCGGACTCGTTGCCGTCGTCGAAGGTCAGGTGGACGTCGTCCCGCTCGGCGACGTCGAGCACGTCGTCGAACTGCTCGACGGTGAGCCAGCGCTCGTCCTCGCCCGGGTCGAGCTGGCGGGCGGGCCGTCCGATCCCGTGCACAGCGAGGACGACCGCCACCACTTCCACCGCCTGCCACCGCGAGTAGTCGATTTGTTACTTCGATTAATCGCCGTGGCAAACGGGTGAGTTACAGGTTTCGGACGGATTCACCCTTTGCGAATCTCCAGGGTGCAGCATTTCGGGCCGCCACCGGCTTTCCGCAGCTCGGAGATGTCGACGTAGACCGGCTCGTAACCACGCTCCGCAAGCAACTCACCCAATCGAGTGGCCTCCGTGGGGAGGACGACATTACGACCATCGGACACCCCGTTGAGGCCGAAACATTCGGCGTCTTCCTTCGTCGCGCGCACGGCGTCCGGGAACAACCGCTGCAGCACGCGGCGCGAGCCGGCCGAGAAGGCCTCCGGGTAGTAGACGATCTGCGCGCGGGTCGTGTCGGTGGCTTCGGCGAGCACGAACAGCGCCGTGTCTAGGTGGTAGTAGCGCGGGTCGACCAGCTGCAGCGAGACGACCGGGACGCCGAGGACCTCCTGCGCCTCGGCGTGCGCGGCCGGGTCGGTGCGGAAGCCGGTGCCGGCGAGGAGCAGCGTGCCCGTCCAGGCGAAGTCGCCCTCGGCTTCGTTGACCTTCTCGGGCATGGTGATGTCGCGGTAGCCGTGTTCGACGAACCAGCGGCGGAAGTGCTCGGCCTCGGCCGTCCGCTGCGGCGCGCGGAACCGCGAGCCGAGCACGCGGCCGTCGACGACGGTGCCGGAGTTCGCGGCGAAGACCATGTCGGGCAGCCCGGGCTGGGGGTCGATCTCCTCGACGGTGTGGCCGAGGCGGCGGTAGGTGTCGCGCAGCTCGGTCCACTGCGCGACGGCGACGTCGGCGCTGACCGGCCGGGTCGGGTCCATCCAGGGGTTGATGACGTAGTCCACCGCGAAGAAGCGCGGCGGGCACATCAGGTATCGACGGGTGGTCGGTACACGCATCTCCTGCATGATTGCAGGGTAAGGTCTGCCTAATTCCGCAATCAATCGCTGTTCGCTGCGCACATCTGTGCTAAGTGTTGCGTGTGAACACCATCGACCAGCGAATCGTTTCGTGCCTCGTGGCGAACGCGCGCTCCAGCTACGCGGAGATCGGCAAGGTGGTCGGCCTGTCCGCCCCGGCGGTCAAGAGGCGGGTCGACCGGCTCCTGGAAACGGGCATCCTGCGCGGCTTCACGGCGGTGGTGGATCCGGAGGCCCTCGGCTGGGGAACGGAGGCGTTCGTCGAGGTCACCTGCCAGGGCAACATCACCCCGGCCCGCATCCGAGCCCGCCTGGAGCCGCTGCCGGAGGTGGTGGCGGCGTACACGGTGTCCGGCGCGGCGGACGCGATCGTCCACCTCCGGGCGGCGGACATCCACCATCTGGAGACGGCTTTGGAGCGGCTGCGGGGGTTGGAGATCGTGGACCGGACGGTGTCGACGGTGGTCCTTTCGCGACTGTTGGAGCGGCCGCCTACGCCGGAGAGTTGAGGTGGGCGCGCCTCCGGCCCCCGGCTTCCAGCTTATCGGCGGGGACCGACAGTTCCGGGACGCTCAGCCCGCCAGCGCCCGCAGCACCAACGACGCCTCATCCGGGTGCAGCCGCAGCTCCGTGCGCCCGCCCGCCGCGTGGAACGTCACCGACTGCCGGTCCACCGCCTGCATCGTCAGCTCACCCGGGTCGAACGGCACCGGCTCCGCGCCCGGCGTCCGCCAGGTCACCGGCCCCTCGCCCACCGCGACCCACCCGCGGCGCTCCCGGCCGGCCGTCAGCTCCTCGGACCGCAGCACACACGGGACCGACACCCGCTCCCCCCGTGCGGAAGCCGCCCGGCGCGAACGTCGGCGGCGGCCGCCGAACAACTCCGTCATGTCGATCATCGTCAGCAGATTGCCGACCAGCACCACCAGCATTTCCCCCATGCCCCACTAATACCCTGGCCCGATGACCGACAGCATCGTCAGCGAGCACGCCGGCGGCGTCGCGCTCCTCACCGTCAACGCGCCCGGCAGCCGCAACGCGCTCACCCTCGACCTCTCCGCCCAGCTCGTGGCCGCCGTCGAGGCCGCCGAGCGGGATGCTTCCGTGCACGCCGTCGTCGTCACCGGGACTCCGCCCGCCTTCTGCGCCGGCGCCGACCTCTCCGCGCTCAGCCACGCCGACGAAGCCGGCCTGCGCGCCATCTACGACGGCTTCCTCGCCGTCGCGCGGTGTGCGCTGCCGACCATCGCCGCCGTCGGCGGGGCGGCCGTCGGGGCCGGGCTGAACCTCGCGCTCGCCGCCGATGTGCGGCTCGCCGGGCCGCGGGCGAAGTTCGTCGCCCGGTTCCTCGAGCTCGGGCTGCACCCCGGCGGCGGGATGACCTGGATGACGCAGCGCCTGGCCGGGCCGGGCCGCAGCAGGCCGCCGCGATGACGTTGTTCGGGCAACCGCTCGACGCCGAAGCCGCGGTCCGCGCCGGGCTGGCGCTGCGCGTGGTGGACGGCGAGCACGACGACCTCCTCGCGGCCGCCCGCGAGCTCGCCGCGCCGGCCGTCGCCGCGCCGCGCGAAGCTCTCCTGGCCACCAAGCGCAGCCTCCGGACGACCGCGTCGCTGGCCGCCCACGCGGACGCCGTCGACGTCGAGATCGAGCCGCAGCTGGCGTCGCTGGCCTCGCCGGAGTTCGCCGAGCGTGTCGAGGCGCTGCGGGCGCGGATCCGGTCGCGCTCCTGAATCCCACGGTGTGGACCCCACCCGCGAGATGCGCATCACAACAGGGCCCCTAAGTTAACCGTTACCATCGGTCACAGGTATTTGTCGGACCAGCACAGAAGACCGACAGCGCATGACAGAGGTCGCCAGCGACCCCGGACGCGCGGAAACATGGTCGCCGGGCGCGAGCTAACCTCGTGGTAGTGCCTGGTGATCCGCGTGTCACGGCGCCGGGCGGGCGATCGACGGCCGCAACGTCGGGAGAGAGGGAATCCCTGACTCATGAGCACGAGTGCGAACGGCAACGGCGCTGGTCACGGCTCGCTCGCCGCGACCAGGACGACCGAGGTCAGCAAGCTCGACCGGGTGGTCATCCGGTTCGCCGGCGACTCCGGTGACGGTATGCAGCTGACCGGTGACCGCTTCACTTCCGAGGCCGCCGCCTTCGGCAACGACCTGTCGACGATGCCGAACTTCCCCGCCGAGATCCGCGCCCCGCAGGGCACCATCCCCGGCGTCTCTTCCTTCCAGGTGCACTTCGCCGACTACGACATCCTCACGCCCGGCGACCGGCCGGACGTCCTGGTGGCGATGAACCCGGCCGCGCTGAAGGCGAACCTGGCCGACGTCCCGCAGGGCGGGACGATCATCTTGAACACCGACGACTTCATCAAGCGCAACCTGGTCAAGGTCGGCTACGCGACCGACCCGCTCGACGACGACACGCTCGCGCCCTACCAGGTGCACCGCGTCGCCATGTCGACACTGACCCAGGGCGCGCTCGCGGACACCGGCCTCGGCAAGAAGGACGCCGAGCGCTGCAAGAACATGTTCGCGCTCGGCCTGCTGTCCTGGATGTACCACCGGCCCACCGAGGGCACCGAGCGGTTCCTGCGCGAGAAGTTCGCGAAGAAGCCGGACATCGCCGAAGCGAACATCCTCGCCTTCCGCGCGGGCTGGAACTACGGCGAGACGACCGAGTCCTTCGCGACGACGTTCGAGGTCGCCCCGGCGAAGCTGGCGCAGGGCACCTACCGGCAGATCACCGGCAACACGGCGCTCGCCTACGGGCTCGTGGCCGCCGGGCAGCGCTCCGGCCTGCAGATCCTGCTCGGGACGTACCCGATCACGCCGGCGTCGGACATCCTCCACGAGCTGTCCAAGCACAAGAACTTCGGCATCATCACCTTCCAGGCCGAGGACGAGATCGCCGGCATCGGCGCCGCGCTCGGCGCGTCCTACGGCGGCGCGCTCGGCGTCACCTCGACGTCCGGCCCGGGTGTCGCGCTGAAGTCCGAAGCCGTCGGTCTCGGCGTGATGGTGGAGCTGCCGCTGGTCGTCGTCGACGTCCAGCGCGGCGGCCCGTCGACCGGCCTGCCGACCAAGACCGAGCAGGCCGACCTGCTGCAGGCGATGTTCGGCCGCAACGGCGAGTCGCCGGTGCCGATCGTCGCGCCGCTGTCCCCCGCGGACTGCTTCGACGCGGCCATCGAGGCCACCCGCATCGCGCTGAAGTACCGCACCCCGGTGCTGCTGCTCTCGGACGGCGCGATCGCGAACGGCTCCGAGCCGTGGCTGATCCCGGACGTCGAGGCGCTGCCCGACCTGCGCGTCGAGTTCGCGTCCGAACCCAACGCGGACAACGACTCCGGCGAGTTCTGGCCGTACGTCCGCGACCCCGAGACGCTCGCCCGCGCGTGGGCGATCCCGGGCACGCCGGGCCTGCAGCACCGCATCGGCGGGCTGGAGAAGGCCGACAAGACCGGCCACATCTCCTACGACCCGGCCAACCACGAGAAGATGGTCCGGCTGCGGCAGGCGAAGGTCGACGGCATCGACGTCCCGAACGTCGTGGTCGACGACCCGTCCGGCGGCAAGGCGCGCGTGCTGGCGCTGGGCTGGGGTTCGTCCTACGGCCCGATCGGCGCCGCGTGCCGCCGGGTGCGCAAGCTCGGCATGCCGATCGCGCAGGCGCACCTGCGCCACCTCAACCCGCTGCCGGCCAACCTCGGCGACGTCCTGCGCAGCTACGACAAGGTCGTGGTGCCGGAGATGAACCTGGGCCAGCTCGCGCTCCTGCTGCGGGCGAAGTACCTGGTGGACGTCCACAGCCACACCAAGGTCGCCGGCATGGCGTTCAAGGCCGAAGAGCTGCAGGACCTGTTCTCGGAGATCATCACTACGGAGGCGGCGAAATGACCGCGATCGACATCGGGCTCCCGACCGTCGGCGGCCTCGACCTTGTGCCGACGACCGACGAGCCGCAGAAGGCCAAGGACTACAAGTCGGACCAGGAAGTCCGCTGGTGCCCCGGCTGCGGCGACTACGTCGTGCTGAACGCGGTCCAGTCGTTCCTGCCGACGCTGGGGCTCAAGCGCGAGAACATCGTCTTCATCTCGGGCATCGGCTGCTCGTCGCGCTTCCCGTACTACCTCAACACCTACGGCATGCACTCGATCCACGGCCGCGCGCCGTCGATCGCGACCGGGCTCGCCACCACGCGCCCGGACCTGTCGGTGTGGGTCGTCACCGGTGACGGCGACGCGCTGTCCATCGGCGGCAACCACCTGATCCACGCGCTGCGCCGCAACGTGAACATCAAGATCCTGCTGTTCAACAACCGGATCTACGGCCTGACCAAGGGCCAGTACTCGCCGACGTCGGGCCAGGGCATGGTCACGAAGTCGACGCCGATGGGTTCGGTGGACACGCCGTTCAACCCGCTGTCGCTGGCGATCGGCGCGGAGGCGTCGTTCGTGGGCCGCGCGATGGACTCCGACCGCAAGGGCCTGACCGAGGTCCTGCAGGCCGCGGCCGAGCACCGCGGGTCGGCACTGGTCGAGATCTACCAGAACTGCCCGATCTTCAACGACGGCGCGTTCGACGTCCTCAAGGACGCCGACGAGGCCGCGACGCGGCTGATCCCGCTGCGCGCGGGCGAGCCGATCCGCTTCGGCCCGAACCAGGAGTTCGGTGTCAAGCGCGGCGAGTGGGGTGGCCTGGACGTCGCGAAGGTCGCGGACATCGGCGAGGACAACGTGGTGGTGCACGACCCGTCGATCGTCGACACGTCGTACGCGTTCGCGCTGTCGCGCCTGGGCGACCAGAGCCTCAACCACGTCCCGACGGGCATCCTCCGCCAGGTCGAGCGCCCGACGTACGACGACGGCGCCCGCGCCCAGGTCGAGCAGGCCCGCGCGGCCCGCACCCCGGACCTGCAGGGTCTCCTGCGGGGCAAGGACACCTGGACCGTCGCTTAGCCCAACGCCGTGAAGGCCTCCTTACCGGCTCTTATGGCCGGTAAGGAGGCCTTCACGGCTTTCAAGCTCAGGTGAGCGGGCGGAACCCGACGCGCTCGGCGTCCTCGGCGGTCCGGAACCAGACCTCGGCGACCATCTTGGGGAACTGCGCCGATTCCTCCGTGCAGTACCGCAACGCCGTGACGCTCGCCTTCACCGCGAAGCCGTCGCTGGGCGCGCCGCCGCCGGGGCGGGGCATCGCCGAGCCGGGGCCGAACGGGCCGGGCGGGACCGCGTCCTCCGCCGCCTGCCGCGCAGGCGGCGGCTCGGGCGCGGACAGCGCGGCCTGGTTCGGCTGCACCGACGGCTCGAACAGGGAGCCGCTGTGCCCGCCGGACAGGTCCGGGTCGCGGCGCTCGACCGTGCGCATCGACGGCTGGATCGGCTGGGGCGCGTCGAAGCCGCCCCGGACCGTCGCCTCGCGCGGCTGCCGCTTCGGCAGCACCTGGGTCGACTCGGCCGGGGTCTCCGGCGGCACGTCCAGCTCGCCGCCGGTCGCCTCGTCACCACCGAACGCGTACTGCGGCGGCTCGGCCTCCTCGGCCTCTTCCTCCGGCTCCGAACCGGCGTGCGCGCTGAGGTAGCGCGTGCGCTCCATCGGTTCCTCGAACGCCGACCGCTCGGCGGGCGGCTCGTGGTCGAACCAGTCCGGATCCGGCGTGTGCGGCTCGTCCGACGGCGACTGGAACAGCGACCCGGCCGACGAATCGGGGTCGAGCTGCTGCTCCAGGCGCGAAAGCGCCGGGGTGGCGGGCTCGGGCTCGTCGTCCGGGACCAGGTACTCGGTCGCGGCGGAGCGGTAGGGGTCCGCTTCCGGCTCCGGCTCGGGGACCGGCGTCAGGAACTGCGTCGCCGCGGCCCGGTACGGGTCGTCGTCGTCCGCGGGTTCCGGCTCCGGCTCGTAGGTCTCCTCGAGCTCGGGCTCCGGCGACGTCCGCGTCAGCACCTGCGAGTCGAGCTCGGCGAAGTCCTGGTCGATGTCGTCGTGGACGTCGTCGCGGTGGATCGGCGGCGTCGCGACCAGCGTGCCCGGGTAGGACGTCTCCTGGCGGGACGGCATCGGCTCGGGCCGTGGCTCGGGCCGCGGTTCCGGCCGCGAGAACACCTGGGTGCCGGCGGCACCGGCGTTCGCGGGCGTGCGCGCGGCGTCGGCGTGGGCCTGGGCCAGCGAGCTCTCGAGCTTGCGGACGCTCTTGCGGAGCGGCAGCACGAGGACCAGCCAGGTCAGGAGCACCCCGACGAAGAACGCCGCCAGGCTCCACAGCCAAACCTGTCCGAAAATGGACATCTTTCTCTGCCCCTAGTTCAGTGCGTGCGCGCGACCAGGTAGTCGGCGACCGACTCGCAAGCGTCCCGGGCGGGTGACGCGGGCAACGCGGTGAGCTCGGCTCGCGCGCGCTGAGCGTAGTCGGAAAGGGTGACGCGTGCGCGTTCGAGTCCACTACTGGCGCGCAGCAGCTCCAGCGCCTCCTGGACGAGGGCGTCGTCGCCGATCGGGCCGGACAGCAGTTCGACCAGCCGGGGGTCGGTCCCGGGGTCGGCCAGCGCGTACAGCATGGGCAGCGTGCGGACGCCTTCGCGCAGGTCGGTGCCCTGCGCCTTGCCGAGCTCGTCGGACGGCGACGCGATGTCGATGATGTCGTCGGAGATCTGGAACGCGGTGCCGATGATGTCGCCGAACCGGCGCAGCGCCTCGATGTGCTCCTCGGCGGCGCCGGACATCATCCCGCCGAACCGGCCGGACGTGGCGATCAGCGAGCCGGTCTTCTGCGCGATCACGGTGAGGTAGTGCGCGACGGCGTCGTCACCCGGTCCGGGGCCGACGGTCTCGCGCATCTGGCCGGTGACCAGCTCGCCGAAGGTCTCGGCGATGATCCGCGCGGCGTCCGTGCCGAGGTCGGCGACCAGGCGCGAGGCGTGCGCGAAGAGGAAGTCGCCGGTGAGGATGGCGATGGTGTTGTCCCAGCGGGCGTTGACGCTCTCGGCGCCGCGCCGCATGTCGGCCTCGTCCATGACGTCGTCGTGGTAGAGCGTGGCGAGGTGCACCAGCTCGACCGCGGCGGCGGCGATCACGACGTGGTCGTCCTGCTTCGGGCCGAACTGCGCGGAGAGCAGGGTGAACAGCGGACGGAAGCGTTTGCCCCCCGCCTCGACCAGGTGCAACGCGGCGTCGTTGACGGCCTGGACGTCGCTGCGGACGACCTCGCGAAGCAGCTTCTCGACGTCGGCCAGCCCGCCGGCGATGGCGCGGAGCAGGGCGTCGTCGGCGATGCGCAGACCGACCGACGCCCGCAGGTCCTCGAGGGCGCCACCCGGCGCAGCGGGGAGGGATCCCGCCCCGGGGGCTGGGGAAGGCACAGACACGTCGGCTCCGCTTCTACTCGTGCACCGGTCGGGTTGTCCCTTGAGCGTAGTGGCTACCCCGCGCGGTCGTTTACCCGCTGTCCTGCGGAAACGGTGACGAACATGACACCCGGCCGGGTCACCGGAGGGGGTGGTTCATGATCCACGAACGGGTGGTTGACGATTTCGGGCGCAACGGACGTCTCCGGCGGGCGGATATTCAGCCTTGAGGACCGGCAGCACCACCGGTCGGCAAGGAGGACAGCGACATGCGCACCACCACCGTTCTCGCCGGAGCACTGTTGTCGGCCGCACTCGCGGCGACCGCGACCCCGGCCCTGGCCACCCCGCAACCGGGCGTGGCCGACATCGGCTCGGCCCAATTCACGAAAGCGGGCTCGACGATCACTGTGCCTACCCAGGGTCACTGCTCGATCGACGGCCCGACCAGCACAACGGCCGCGGCGGTCACGCAAACGGGCATCAAGTTCGGCGGCGGCACCTCGTCCTGCACCACGACGGTGACGGACCCGGACACGGACGCGACGTCGACCCTCTCGACGGCAACGGGCAAGAACTTCGAACTCTCCGCCCTGGTGAGCGCGGGCGGGCCGCGCGTCAAGCTGTCGACGTTCACGGTGAAGTGCACGGCGACGCAGACGCAGACGAACGCGAGCTGGTCGTTCGGCGGGATGTCGGGAATCGCGAACCCGCCGAGCCCGGTTCCGGTCGGGTATGTGTCGCCGATCAAGAAGTCGAATGGAACGGTTCTGGCGAACGCGGTGTTCAACACGCAGAACCTGCCGGGCGACGGGAGTATCGGGTTGACGATGTTGCGGATCGATTTCCTGCCGGCGTCGGGGATCAGCGGACAGGTGGTGCTGGGACACACTTCCTGTTCTCCGACACCTTGAGGTTCGCGGGGGCCGCCTTTGTGGCGGCCCCCGTTTCTTTCGCGGTCTTTCTTGGTCTTCGCGTTGTTTCGCGTTGTTTCGCGGTGTTTCGCGGTGTTTCGCGGTGTTTCGCGTTGTTTCGCGGAACCCTGGTAGGGTGCGGTGCGTCGGATACGCAGGGTGCTCGGGGTGGAGCGCACTGTTGGCTAGGGGAGAGCTGATGACGACGGGTTTGGTTTCTTCGGTGGTGGCTCGTGGTTGAGCCGCCGGTTTACTCGCCGGATTGGTCACTCCCGGGCCCTGATGGGGTGCGGCGGGCTGGGTCTTACGGGCCCGCCGACGGGGGCTCGGGCGGGGCTGGGTTCGCGTACGACGAGGCGACGCTGCACGAGCTGGTGCGGGAGTGGAACGAGCTGGCGAACGAGTTCGCCAGGGATCAGAGCTATGCCGCCGCACTCCAACAAGCTGAAGGCCCCGGGATCGAGTACGCGAGTAGCGGCAACGCCGAAAAGGTGAGGGCATCCGGCGACAGCTTGCATGCAACCTTGGTGGCACGTGAAGAATACTGCCGGTCGATGGCGAAGAAACTCCAAGCTGCTCTGGGCAAGTACGCAGCGACGGAGGATACGCAGGTCGACAACGTGAACCAGACCGGAGGCAGCCTCTGATGCGCCGCATTCTCATCGCATTGGGCGCATCGGCGCTGCTCCTCAATGCCTGCACGACCTCCACTGGTGGTACTGCATCACCTACGGTTTCGAACTCTGATCAGCCATCGACACTCCCTTCGACCTCGGGCTTACCGGGACCAGGTGTGCCGAAGGTCCAGACACCGATCGATGTCGCACGCTTCAAACAGTCGCCCTGCGACGCGCTGACTGCAGACCAGGTCTCAGAACTGCTGGGGCAAGGCGTCACCCCTCAGGCAGACCTGGAGGCCCCGGCAGGTCCAAGTTGCAGCGCCAATCCACCACAGGTAACCCAAGCATCCGTTCTGGTGATCTTCACCAACGTAAGCAATCGCGGGCTGACCGGCGTCTACGAAGCCAAGTACCGGTTTTTCCTGCCTTTGGCTCCAGTCGATGGGTACCCGGCCGTAGCGTACGGTCTCGCCGATGATCGAGCCGGTCGCGGCAGATGCCAGATAGCGATTGGTACCAGCGACACCCAGACAGTCGACATCGCCGTCGGTCAATCGGAAGCAAACATCGGCAAAAAAGATCCGTGTGAGGCTGCTCGCGATGTGGCCTCACTGGTGCTAGGCAACCTTCGTGGAGCGAAATAATGGTCACGGAAGGACCGCTCACTGCGGCGCAGATCTACGAGCAGCTCACCGGCGGCAAAGGCGTTGACTCGCTCGGTGACGCGCATGACAGTGCCGACCAGCTGACCAACCGGATGGTTGAGCGGGCTCAGCGGATCAGTGCCCTCCGCGCCAAGACCATGTCCGGTTGGCAGGGGGCCGCCGGGGAGGCTGCTGGGGATGCCACTCTTCCTCTTGTCAGGGCTGCCGCTGATGATGCCGTTCATCTCAAGACTGCGCAGAGTGCTGTCAGTGCTCAAATGGGGTCCTTCGGGACCGCCAAGAACTCCGTCAAGCCCGTTGCTCCGCAGCCGCCCGAGCTCACTGCTGATGACGTCATCAACGCGCTGAACGGCGAAGGCTGGAACTCCTACGACACCAAAGTCACCCGGTGGCAGGCCGACAGTCAGGCCAACATCGACGCCTTCAGTGCCTACCACTCCGCCAGTACCGCCAACGGTGGCCGCATGCCGTCGCAGTACGCGCAGCTTGCCGAATCCGGGGCTCCCGTTTCCTTGGATGACGGTACGCAGCACACGACCGACAAGCCTGGCCGGAAGACCTCTGGGCCGACGGACACCGGGGAATGGGCGAGGAAGCCTGCCGTTCCGGTGCAGCAGGATCGGCGGACCGGGCAAGACCAGAGGCCGGATCAGATTGGCGGTCAGACGCAGGATCAGGTTCAGCAGCC
Coding sequences within:
- the ddaH gene encoding dimethylargininase; the encoded protein is MRVPTTRRYLMCPPRFFAVDYVINPWMDPTRPVSADVAVAQWTELRDTYRRLGHTVEEIDPQPGLPDMVFAANSGTVVDGRVLGSRFRAPQRTAEAEHFRRWFVEHGYRDITMPEKVNEAEGDFAWTGTLLLAGTGFRTDPAAHAEAQEVLGVPVVSLQLVDPRYYHLDTALFVLAEATDTTRAQIVYYPEAFSAGSRRVLQRLFPDAVRATKEDAECFGLNGVSDGRNVVLPTEATRLGELLAERGYEPVYVDISELRKAGGGPKCCTLEIRKG
- a CDS encoding Lrp/AsnC family transcriptional regulator is translated as MNTIDQRIVSCLVANARSSYAEIGKVVGLSAPAVKRRVDRLLETGILRGFTAVVDPEALGWGTEAFVEVTCQGNITPARIRARLEPLPEVVAAYTVSGAADAIVHLRAADIHHLETALERLRGLEIVDRTVSTVVLSRLLERPPTPES
- a CDS encoding polysaccharide deacetylase family protein — its product is MEVVAVVLAVHGIGRPARQLDPGEDERWLTVEQFDDVLDVAERDDVHLTFDDGNESDVEIALPRLLDRGLTAEFFPLAGRLGQRGYLDREGLRELVRAGMEIGSHGWEPRDWRRLDDRHARRELTDAPKLLGDLCGQPVRRYSLPFGAYDKRVLERLRQAGATRVYTSDGGAAERDGWLQARTELRHDLDGDWLEGVLEGSHRRPHWVTRLFRRG
- a CDS encoding DUF3558 domain-containing protein, with the translated sequence MRRILIALGASALLLNACTTSTGGTASPTVSNSDQPSTLPSTSGLPGPGVPKVQTPIDVARFKQSPCDALTADQVSELLGQGVTPQADLEAPAGPSCSANPPQVTQASVLVIFTNVSNRGLTGVYEAKYRFFLPLAPVDGYPAVAYGLADDRAGRGRCQIAIGTSDTQTVDIAVGQSEANIGKKDPCEAARDVASLVLGNLRGAK
- a CDS encoding polyprenyl synthetase family protein; this encodes MPSPAPGAGSLPAAPGGALEDLRASVGLRIADDALLRAIAGGLADVEKLLREVVRSDVQAVNDAALHLVEAGGKRFRPLFTLLSAQFGPKQDDHVVIAAAAVELVHLATLYHDDVMDEADMRRGAESVNARWDNTIAILTGDFLFAHASRLVADLGTDAARIIAETFGELVTGQMRETVGPGPGDDAVAHYLTVIAQKTGSLIATSGRFGGMMSGAAEEHIEALRRFGDIIGTAFQISDDIIDIASPSDELGKAQGTDLREGVRTLPMLYALADPGTDPRLVELLSGPIGDDALVQEALELLRASSGLERARVTLSDYAQRARAELTALPASPARDACESVADYLVARTH
- a CDS encoding 2-oxoacid:ferredoxin oxidoreductase subunit beta translates to MTAIDIGLPTVGGLDLVPTTDEPQKAKDYKSDQEVRWCPGCGDYVVLNAVQSFLPTLGLKRENIVFISGIGCSSRFPYYLNTYGMHSIHGRAPSIATGLATTRPDLSVWVVTGDGDALSIGGNHLIHALRRNVNIKILLFNNRIYGLTKGQYSPTSGQGMVTKSTPMGSVDTPFNPLSLAIGAEASFVGRAMDSDRKGLTEVLQAAAEHRGSALVEIYQNCPIFNDGAFDVLKDADEAATRLIPLRAGEPIRFGPNQEFGVKRGEWGGLDVAKVADIGEDNVVVHDPSIVDTSYAFALSRLGDQSLNHVPTGILRQVERPTYDDGARAQVEQARAARTPDLQGLLRGKDTWTVA
- a CDS encoding 2-oxoacid:acceptor oxidoreductase subunit alpha, with protein sequence MSTSANGNGAGHGSLAATRTTEVSKLDRVVIRFAGDSGDGMQLTGDRFTSEAAAFGNDLSTMPNFPAEIRAPQGTIPGVSSFQVHFADYDILTPGDRPDVLVAMNPAALKANLADVPQGGTIILNTDDFIKRNLVKVGYATDPLDDDTLAPYQVHRVAMSTLTQGALADTGLGKKDAERCKNMFALGLLSWMYHRPTEGTERFLREKFAKKPDIAEANILAFRAGWNYGETTESFATTFEVAPAKLAQGTYRQITGNTALAYGLVAAGQRSGLQILLGTYPITPASDILHELSKHKNFGIITFQAEDEIAGIGAALGASYGGALGVTSTSGPGVALKSEAVGLGVMVELPLVVVDVQRGGPSTGLPTKTEQADLLQAMFGRNGESPVPIVAPLSPADCFDAAIEATRIALKYRTPVLLLSDGAIANGSEPWLIPDVEALPDLRVEFASEPNADNDSGEFWPYVRDPETLARAWAIPGTPGLQHRIGGLEKADKTGHISYDPANHEKMVRLRQAKVDGIDVPNVVVDDPSGGKARVLALGWGSSYGPIGAACRRVRKLGMPIAQAHLRHLNPLPANLGDVLRSYDKVVVPEMNLGQLALLLRAKYLVDVHSHTKVAGMAFKAEELQDLFSEIITTEAAK
- a CDS encoding sunset domain-containing protein codes for the protein MSIFGQVWLWSLAAFFVGVLLTWLVLVLPLRKSVRKLESSLAQAHADAARTPANAGAAGTQVFSRPEPRPEPRPEPMPSRQETSYPGTLVATPPIHRDDVHDDIDQDFAELDSQVLTRTSPEPELEETYEPEPEPADDDDPYRAAATQFLTPVPEPEPEADPYRSAATEYLVPDDEPEPATPALSRLEQQLDPDSSAGSLFQSPSDEPHTPDPDWFDHEPPAERSAFEEPMERTRYLSAHAGSEPEEEAEEAEPPQYAFGGDEATGGELDVPPETPAESTQVLPKRQPREATVRGGFDAPQPIQPSMRTVERRDPDLSGGHSGSLFEPSVQPNQAALSAPEPPPARQAAEDAVPPGPFGPGSAMPRPGGGAPSDGFAVKASVTALRYCTEESAQFPKMVAEVWFRTAEDAERVGFRPLT